In the Candidatus Omnitrophota bacterium genome, AACTGCTTGTAAACGCTCTCCTTTGCCACCGCATAGAACCACCACATCTATATTTTTCATTTTAATAGAAATCTTGCGTAGAATACATAATAACCTGACTTCCTAGTTTTTCGAAAGTAAAAGGAACGTGGAGAATATTTTTTAACTTTTCTTTTATCTTAATTTGAACTGCCGGTTCAGCAAATAAAAGGATAAATCCTCCACCTCCGGCACCCAACAGTTTTCCCCCGAGTGCTCCGGCTTTGCGGGATATATCATAAATAGAATTGATTTCATCTGAAGAGATCATCGGTGTAAGACTGCGTTTAATCAACCAGGATTCATGCAATAATTTCCCAAAATCCTTAATATCACGGGTTTGACTGTTAAGTATATCTATAGCTGCATCTACCATGCCCTTTATTTCCTGGAGTTCTTTTTTTAATTCCGAAGTTTTTCTAATCTGCTCCCCGGCTATGTCAGAGGCATTTCTTGAAAAACCGGTAAAAAACAACATTAGGTGAGTCTGGAATAGATCTATTCTTTCGCGAGGAATAGTTACTGGATAGACATAAAATACATCGTCTCCGCCAAAATCAATTTTATTTAAACCGCCAAAAGCTACTGCAACCTGATCCTGGGCCCCAACATTCTCTTTAATCAAATTATGCTCCACATAAATTGCATCACGCGCTAATTGCCTTTTGGAAGACATTTTTCCTTTAAGCGCATTTAAAGCCTGTAAAAAACCAACCGTAAAAGCAGAGCTTGAACCAACGCCCGACCTTGCGGGAATATCACTGGTATGCACCATTTCGATTCCATGTCCGACGTTCATAAATCTTATGCATTCGCGCACTGAAGGATGTTTAATTTCATCAACAACCTGCACCTCCTCGCGCTCAACATACCTTATGCGATATTTATGGTTAAAAAACGGCGGAAGATACCTGCAGCTAATATAACAATATTTATTTATTGTCGTACTTAGGACCGATCCCCCGTTTTTATCATACCAGGCGGGATAATCAGTGCCTCCCCCAAAAAAAGAAATCCTTAAGGGTGTGCGGGTAATAATCATAATTTAAACCTTCTTAGTCGGTAACATATAGGTTTGACGGTACCAGGACATAGTCTTG is a window encoding:
- a CDS encoding kinase — translated: MIITRTPLRISFFGGGTDYPAWYDKNGGSVLSTTINKYCYISCRYLPPFFNHKYRIRYVEREEVQVVDEIKHPSVRECIRFMNVGHGIEMVHTSDIPARSGVGSSSAFTVGFLQALNALKGKMSSKRQLARDAIYVEHNLIKENVGAQDQVAVAFGGLNKIDFGGDDVFYVYPVTIPRERIDLFQTHLMLFFTGFSRNASDIAGEQIRKTSELKKELQEIKGMVDAAIDILNSQTRDIKDFGKLLHESWLIKRSLTPMISSDEINSIYDISRKAGALGGKLLGAGGGGFILLFAEPAVQIKIKEKLKNILHVPFTFEKLGSQVIMYSTQDFY